The following coding sequences are from one Veillonella rodentium window:
- the hemW gene encoding radical SAM family heme chaperone HemW yields MDLSTIGDMGLYVHIPFCKQKCIYCDFPAYQNLQDYYETYVYALVQEIDLWANVHPESKFRPIDTIYFGGGTPTELSIDQLKIILDKIRHTFTLTDPCHMTIEANPGEVDLTYLTKLVNLGFNRISFGIQTFDDKALIWLHRSHTAEKAVQVVQDAKNADFEDINIDLIYGLPNQTVADVQRNLEIVRDLPINHISTYGLQIEVGTYLYHLVKRNLISIPDESIDESMYDAMMTGLCELGFERYEISNFAKSGSYSRHNLKYWHYIDYLGFGAGAHSFYDGVRRSNNRNVMPYIQLVDRYEMPIVETDDISIERAQEDFCFLALRTKWGLDEQLFKDHFGISVRNLFGPSIDELVAKGLMNFHHGAYHLTPEGAKHGNYVFSQFIRE; encoded by the coding sequence ATGGATCTGTCTACAATAGGGGATATGGGGCTGTATGTCCATATCCCTTTTTGTAAACAGAAGTGTATTTATTGTGATTTCCCTGCATATCAAAATTTACAGGATTATTATGAGACATATGTATATGCTCTCGTGCAGGAAATCGACTTGTGGGCTAATGTGCATCCTGAATCGAAATTTCGTCCTATCGATACAATTTATTTTGGTGGAGGGACACCGACGGAATTATCCATAGATCAGTTAAAAATAATTTTAGATAAAATACGTCATACTTTTACCCTTACAGATCCCTGCCATATGACCATAGAGGCGAACCCTGGAGAAGTTGATTTAACATATCTAACTAAGCTTGTCAATCTCGGCTTTAACCGTATCAGCTTCGGTATTCAAACCTTTGATGATAAGGCTCTTATATGGTTGCATCGCAGTCATACGGCGGAGAAGGCCGTACAGGTCGTACAGGATGCGAAGAATGCCGATTTTGAGGATATCAATATTGATCTCATTTATGGATTGCCGAATCAGACGGTGGCCGATGTTCAGCGAAACTTAGAAATCGTTCGAGATTTACCGATTAACCACATTTCAACCTATGGACTTCAAATTGAGGTGGGGACGTATTTGTATCATCTCGTAAAAAGGAACTTGATTTCTATACCCGATGAAAGTATAGATGAATCCATGTATGATGCTATGATGACAGGTCTATGTGAGCTCGGATTTGAACGCTATGAAATTTCTAATTTTGCTAAAAGCGGATCGTACAGTCGCCATAATTTAAAATATTGGCACTATATAGATTACTTAGGTTTTGGTGCCGGTGCACACTCCTTTTATGATGGCGTGCGACGAAGTAACAACCGCAATGTCATGCCGTATATTCAATTGGTCGATCGATATGAAATGCCGATTGTCGAAACGGACGACATATCTATTGAACGAGCGCAGGAGGATTTTTGTTTTCTTGCACTTCGAACAAAATGGGGCCTTGATGAGCAGTTATTTAAGGATCATTTTGGTATTTCTGTGCGAAATTTATTTGGACCGAGCATAGATGAATTAGTTGCTAAAGGATTGATGAACTTTCATCATGGTGCCTATCATTTGACGCCTGAAGGTGCAAAGCACGGGAATTATGTTTTTAGTCAATTTATTCGTGAATAA
- a CDS encoding nitrite/sulfite reductase produces MKTSVILHGLHNEFSLEQMKACIELAEKYGGSFRHVVTGLQITGIEKEDKERLVSELPEGVTTVIHRGVNSLIACVGKGHCKNGQMETQELADYVERKHYGRKTSHKCKIGISGCGRNCPDAMVKDIAFIGTSYGFMLAVGGTTGIKPEAGKILARNLSVEQAKKAVDILVDWYAENGAPRERMGKLLARLGNPLEGLEL; encoded by the coding sequence ATGAAGACATCGGTTATATTACACGGCTTACATAATGAATTTTCATTGGAGCAAATGAAAGCATGTATAGAACTAGCTGAAAAATATGGCGGTTCATTTCGTCATGTCGTGACAGGGTTGCAGATTACGGGTATTGAAAAAGAGGATAAAGAACGACTTGTTTCTGAATTGCCGGAAGGGGTTACTACGGTCATTCATCGCGGTGTAAATTCGCTTATCGCTTGTGTCGGAAAGGGGCATTGTAAGAATGGCCAAATGGAGACTCAAGAGCTGGCGGACTATGTGGAACGTAAACATTATGGGCGTAAAACATCTCATAAGTGTAAAATCGGTATCAGCGGATGTGGACGTAACTGTCCGGATGCCATGGTAAAGGATATAGCCTTTATCGGTACATCTTATGGTTTTATGCTCGCCGTTGGTGGTACAACGGGGATTAAACCGGAGGCCGGAAAAATACTGGCTCGAAATTTATCTGTGGAACAGGCTAAAAAAGCTGTTGATATTTTGGTCGATTGGTATGCGGAAAATGGTGCACCTCGGGAACGTATGGGAAAACTATTAGCGAGACTGGGAAATCCGCTTGAAGGTTTAGAGCTATAA
- the grpE gene encoding nucleotide exchange factor GrpE, whose amino-acid sequence MAKEQDIKQEATDEKVENPPVEDSVVEESDEAVTDAAQVLEELKADFDNRYKRLQADFENFKRRTNQEKEQLAGFVKGDVLTDLLPVLDNFERAVQSPAEGDAKVFLDGFIMIHQNLMAMLSKHGLAVIEAVGKPFDPNFHQAIMRVPSDEYESDTVCEVLQTGYTVDGRCIRPAMVKVVE is encoded by the coding sequence ATGGCGAAAGAACAAGACATTAAACAAGAGGCGACTGATGAGAAGGTGGAAAATCCTCCTGTTGAAGATTCAGTCGTGGAAGAATCCGACGAGGCGGTAACAGATGCCGCTCAAGTGCTGGAAGAGTTGAAAGCTGACTTTGATAATCGCTATAAACGGTTACAGGCGGATTTTGAGAACTTTAAGCGGCGCACGAATCAGGAAAAGGAACAACTTGCAGGATTCGTTAAAGGCGATGTGCTTACCGATTTACTTCCTGTTTTGGATAATTTTGAACGCGCTGTTCAATCTCCGGCAGAAGGTGATGCAAAGGTATTCCTAGATGGATTCATCATGATTCATCAGAATCTGATGGCTATGTTATCTAAACATGGTTTAGCTGTTATTGAAGCTGTGGGAAAACCGTTTGATCCGAATTTCCATCAGGCGATTATGCGTGTACCGTCAGATGAATATGAATCTGATACGGTCTGTGAAGTATTGCAAACTGGCTATACCGTTGATGGACGTTGTATTCGTCCGGCGATGGTAAAGGTTGTTGAGTAG
- the dnaK gene encoding molecular chaperone DnaK — MAKVIGIDLGTTNSCVAVMEGGEPTVITNQEGARTTPSVVGFAKNGERLVGQLAKRQAVSNPENTIISIKRHMGSDYKVKVEGKEYTPQEISAMILQKIKSDAEAYLGEPVKQAVITVPAYFTDAQRQATKDAGAIAGLEVLRIINEPTAAALAYGVDKDEDGKVLVFDLGGGTFDVSILELGDGVFEVLATSGNNHLGGDDFDERIMKYLIEEFKKETGIDLSTDKLADQRLKEAAEKAKIELSGVASTNINLPFITADATGPKHLDVTLSRAKFEELTADLVQATIEPTRKAMQDAGLSASDIDKVLLVGGSSRIPAVQEAIKKVLGKEPTKNVNPDECVAIGAAIQGGVLVGEVKDVLLLDVTPLSLGIETMGGVFTRIIDRNTTIPTSKSQVFSTAADNQPSVDIHVLQGEREFAADNKTLGRFNLDGIPAAPRGVPQIEVTFDIDANGIVHVKAKDLGTQKEQKITITSSSGLQQEEIDRMVKEAEAHAAEDKAKKEELDVKNNADSLVYQAEKALKDLEGKGDAALMKEVEEAKDKLKKSIEAGNIDDIKKDSEALTAPLHKLAEQMYAAAQQSQQAAGGTEQQGNAKADDNVVDADYTVVDDEKK; from the coding sequence ATGGCAAAGGTAATTGGTATTGATTTAGGGACTACAAACTCTTGTGTTGCTGTTATGGAAGGTGGCGAACCTACGGTTATTACTAACCAGGAAGGTGCACGTACGACTCCTTCCGTCGTTGGTTTTGCTAAAAACGGTGAACGTCTTGTTGGTCAGTTGGCAAAGCGCCAAGCCGTATCTAATCCGGAAAACACGATTATTTCCATCAAACGTCACATGGGTAGTGACTATAAAGTTAAGGTAGAAGGTAAAGAATATACACCGCAAGAAATTTCTGCGATGATTCTTCAAAAAATTAAATCCGATGCGGAAGCATATTTGGGAGAACCTGTAAAACAGGCTGTTATTACAGTCCCAGCATACTTTACAGATGCTCAACGTCAAGCTACAAAAGACGCTGGTGCCATTGCAGGTCTTGAAGTTCTTCGTATCATCAACGAACCTACGGCGGCTGCACTTGCATATGGCGTAGATAAGGATGAAGACGGTAAGGTTCTCGTATTTGACCTTGGTGGCGGTACATTTGACGTATCCATTCTTGAATTAGGTGACGGCGTATTTGAAGTATTGGCTACATCCGGTAATAACCATCTCGGTGGTGATGACTTTGACGAACGCATCATGAAATACCTTATTGAAGAGTTCAAAAAAGAAACCGGTATCGATTTATCCACCGATAAATTAGCCGATCAACGTCTAAAAGAAGCGGCAGAAAAAGCTAAAATCGAATTGTCCGGTGTAGCAAGCACAAATATCAACTTGCCATTTATCACTGCCGATGCAACAGGTCCAAAACATTTGGATGTAACATTGAGCCGTGCAAAATTCGAAGAATTGACTGCTGATTTGGTACAGGCCACTATTGAACCTACACGTAAAGCGATGCAAGATGCCGGCCTCTCTGCATCCGATATCGATAAAGTATTGCTTGTTGGTGGTTCCAGCCGTATCCCTGCTGTGCAGGAAGCTATTAAAAAAGTATTAGGTAAAGAACCGACTAAAAACGTTAACCCTGACGAATGTGTCGCCATCGGTGCAGCTATTCAGGGCGGTGTATTGGTAGGTGAAGTTAAAGATGTATTGTTGCTCGATGTAACTCCATTGTCTCTCGGTATTGAAACGATGGGCGGTGTATTTACACGCATTATCGACCGTAATACAACAATTCCTACATCTAAATCTCAAGTATTCTCCACGGCGGCAGATAATCAACCGTCTGTAGACATCCATGTATTACAAGGTGAACGTGAATTTGCGGCGGATAATAAGACATTGGGCCGTTTTAACTTGGATGGCATTCCAGCAGCTCCTCGCGGGGTTCCTCAAATCGAAGTAACATTCGATATCGATGCTAACGGTATCGTACACGTAAAAGCTAAGGATTTAGGTACTCAAAAGGAACAAAAAATCACAATCACATCTTCCAGCGGTTTACAACAAGAGGAAATCGATCGCATGGTAAAAGAAGCGGAAGCTCATGCAGCGGAAGATAAGGCTAAAAAAGAAGAATTAGATGTTAAAAATAATGCGGATTCTTTAGTTTACCAAGCTGAAAAAGCATTAAAAGACCTTGAAGGTAAGGGCGATGCTGCTTTGATGAAAGAAGTGGAAGAAGCAAAAGATAAATTGAAGAAATCTATCGAAGCCGGCAACATTGATGACATTAAGAAAGACAGCGAAGCTTTGACTGCTCCATTACATAAGTTGGCTGAACAAATGTATGCAGCTGCTCAACAGTCACAACAAGCTGCAGGCGGTACTGAACAACAAGGTAATGCAAAAGCTGATGATAATGTTGTAGATGCGGATTATACGGTAGTGGATGACGAAAAGAAATAA